The following are encoded in a window of Cyanobium sp. ATX 6F1 genomic DNA:
- a CDS encoding VOC family protein has protein sequence MDRSDIHAVPPSPPLRLGHVAVRVQDMERAKDFYRALGLELTWDASDWAYLQLPEGGEGVALLGPEYRAAGPHFAFHVGDRVGLAAVHAALQDQGVTVGAIHDHRDQTASFYLQDPEGNWLEVLFEPEGGIASNVA, from the coding sequence ATGGATCGATCCGACATTCACGCCGTGCCCCCGTCCCCCCCGCTGCGCCTGGGCCATGTGGCGGTGCGCGTCCAGGACATGGAGCGCGCCAAGGATTTTTACAGGGCCCTGGGCCTCGAGCTCACCTGGGATGCCAGCGACTGGGCCTACCTGCAGCTGCCCGAAGGCGGCGAGGGGGTGGCCCTGCTGGGGCCCGAGTATCGGGCTGCGGGGCCTCATTTCGCCTTCCACGTGGGCGATCGGGTGGGCCTCGCCGCCGTGCACGCCGCTCTCCAGGATCAGGGCGTGACGGTGGGTGCCATCCACGACCACCGCGACCAGACGGCCTCCTTTTACCTGCAGGATCCCGAGGGCAACTGGCTGGAGGTGCTGTTTGAGCCCGAAGGCGGGATCGCCTCCAATGTCGCCTGA
- the hemB gene encoding porphobilinogen synthase has protein sequence MELTYRPRRLRRTPALRALVREYQLSSADFIYPLFVHEGVTNEPIGAMPGAQRWSLEGLVGEVGRAWDLGIRCVVLFPKVADGLKSEDGAECFNEGGLIPRAIRRLKQEHPGMAIMTDVALDPYSCDGHDGIVSEEGVVLNDETVGQLCRQAVAQARAGADLIGPSDMMDGRVGAIREALDEEGFEHVGIISYTAKYASAYYGPFREALDSAPRSGATKPIPTDKSTYQMDPANGREALTEALLDEQEGADILMVKPGLAYLDIIHRLRGETELPIAAYNVSGEYSMVKAAAERGWIDERSIVLETLLCFKRAGADLILTYHACDAAQWLRQG, from the coding sequence ATGGAACTCACCTACCGTCCCCGCCGCCTGCGGCGCACGCCGGCCCTGAGGGCCCTGGTGCGGGAATACCAGCTCAGCTCCGCCGACTTCATCTATCCCCTGTTCGTCCACGAGGGGGTCACCAACGAGCCGATCGGCGCGATGCCCGGCGCCCAGCGCTGGAGCCTGGAGGGCCTCGTGGGCGAGGTCGGCCGCGCCTGGGACCTGGGCATCCGCTGCGTGGTGCTGTTCCCCAAGGTGGCCGATGGCCTCAAGAGCGAAGACGGCGCCGAGTGCTTCAACGAAGGCGGCCTGATCCCGCGGGCGATCCGTCGGCTCAAGCAGGAGCATCCCGGCATGGCGATCATGACCGACGTCGCCCTCGACCCCTACTCCTGCGATGGCCACGACGGCATCGTCAGCGAGGAGGGGGTGGTGCTCAACGACGAAACCGTGGGCCAGCTCTGCCGCCAGGCGGTGGCCCAGGCCCGGGCGGGCGCTGATCTGATCGGTCCCAGCGACATGATGGACGGCCGCGTCGGCGCCATCCGGGAAGCCCTCGATGAGGAGGGCTTCGAGCACGTGGGGATCATCAGCTACACCGCCAAGTACGCCTCCGCCTACTACGGCCCCTTCCGCGAGGCGCTCGATTCCGCCCCCCGCTCCGGTGCCACCAAGCCGATCCCCACCGACAAGAGCACCTATCAGATGGATCCGGCCAACGGCCGCGAGGCGCTCACCGAAGCCCTGCTCGATGAGCAGGAGGGGGCCGACATCCTGATGGTCAAGCCGGGGCTCGCCTACCTCGACATCATCCACCGCCTGCGCGGCGAAACCGAGCTGCCGATCGCCGCCTACAACGTCAGTGGCGAGTATTCGATGGTGAAGGCGGCGGCCGAGCGCGGCTGGATCGACGAACGTTCGATCGTGCTCGAAACCCTGCTCTGCTTCAAGCGGGCAGGCGCCGATCTGATCCTCACCTACCACGCCTGCGACGCGGCGCAGTGGCTCAGGCAGGGATGA
- a CDS encoding DnaJ C-terminal domain-containing protein — protein MSANGYRDYFKVLQVERGADAETIKRSFRKLARQYHPDVNPGDNGAEAKFKEISEAYEVLSDPDKRRRYEQFGQYWGSAGGGGGSAGAGVDVDFGRYGNFDDFINDLLGRFGGPGGGGGSAAGFGGAPGGFGFGSGFPGGFPGPGGFAGPAGDRSQPLNLDAEATINLSLADAFRGCERTLAVNEERVQVRIPPGVKGGSRLRLKGKGNLQPGTGRRGDLYLTLQLQDHPIWTLEGDQLRADLPLSLDELSLGAEVRVATPDGEATVQVPPGMGVGRTLRLKGKGWPLKEGRGDLLLTLSLHLPREFSESELELLGQLRDVRSSDPRREWMAAARL, from the coding sequence ATGAGCGCCAACGGCTACCGCGACTACTTCAAGGTGCTCCAGGTCGAGCGCGGTGCCGACGCCGAAACGATCAAGCGTTCGTTCCGCAAACTGGCCCGCCAGTACCACCCGGATGTCAACCCGGGGGACAACGGGGCCGAGGCCAAGTTCAAGGAGATCAGCGAGGCCTATGAGGTGCTCTCCGATCCCGACAAGCGGCGGCGCTACGAGCAGTTCGGCCAGTACTGGGGCTCCGCCGGAGGTGGTGGCGGCAGCGCTGGCGCCGGTGTGGACGTGGACTTCGGCCGCTACGGCAATTTCGACGACTTCATCAACGACCTCCTCGGCCGTTTCGGTGGTCCCGGCGGCGGTGGGGGAAGCGCTGCCGGGTTCGGTGGTGCCCCGGGCGGGTTTGGATTCGGCTCCGGTTTCCCGGGGGGCTTCCCTGGCCCCGGTGGTTTCGCTGGCCCCGCGGGCGATCGCTCCCAGCCGCTCAATCTGGATGCGGAGGCCACCATCAATCTCTCCCTGGCCGATGCCTTTCGCGGTTGCGAGCGCACCTTGGCGGTCAACGAGGAGCGGGTGCAGGTGCGCATTCCCCCCGGGGTGAAGGGGGGCAGCCGGCTGCGGCTCAAGGGCAAGGGCAACCTGCAGCCCGGCACCGGCCGCCGCGGCGACCTTTACCTCACCCTCCAGCTCCAGGACCATCCGATCTGGACCCTCGAAGGGGATCAGTTGCGGGCCGATCTGCCCCTCAGCCTCGATGAACTCAGCCTCGGGGCGGAGGTGCGCGTGGCCACCCCCGATGGCGAGGCCACCGTTCAGGTGCCGCCGGGTATGGGTGTGGGCCGCACCCTGCGGCTCAAGGGCAAGGGCTGGCCCCTCAAGGAAGGCCGCGGCGATCTGCTGCTCACCCTCAGCCTGCACCTGCCCCGGGAGTTCAGCGAGAGCGAGCTGGAGTTGCTGGGCCAGTTGCGCGATGTGCGCAGCAGCGACCCCCGGCGCGAGTGGATGGCGGCGGCCAGGCTCTAG
- a CDS encoding Coq4 family protein, translating into MLVNLKQRLQSLRMVASLAAFLKNPTELTSVFAVARSLQGSPLATQMQRHLLANPAMAELVVTLWRPDPIDLAQLSALPVGSLGRTYAEQLVSQGLTPESLIDPSPISSPAQYITHRLRETHDIVHVLTGFGTDGVGELGLQAFNLAQVRSPLALLLIFGGLLSALQNDEPLEALLHALARGFELGLAARCLISFKLEEGWGRPLADWRLELGLPETPLA; encoded by the coding sequence ATGCTGGTCAACCTCAAACAACGGCTCCAGTCGCTGCGGATGGTGGCGAGCCTGGCCGCCTTCCTCAAGAACCCCACCGAACTCACCAGCGTTTTCGCTGTGGCCCGCAGCCTCCAGGGCAGCCCCCTGGCCACCCAGATGCAGCGCCATCTGCTGGCCAATCCTGCGATGGCCGAGCTGGTGGTCACGCTCTGGAGGCCCGACCCGATCGATCTGGCCCAGCTTTCGGCTCTGCCGGTGGGCAGCCTGGGCCGCACCTACGCCGAGCAGCTCGTCAGCCAGGGGCTGACGCCCGAGAGCCTGATTGACCCCAGTCCGATCAGCTCACCGGCGCAGTACATCACCCACCGCCTGCGGGAAACCCACGACATCGTGCACGTGCTCACGGGTTTTGGCACCGATGGGGTCGGGGAACTGGGGCTGCAGGCCTTCAACCTGGCCCAGGTGCGCTCGCCCCTGGCGCTGCTGCTGATCTTTGGTGGTCTGCTCAGCGCCCTGCAGAACGACGAGCCACTCGAGGCGCTGCTGCACGCCCTCGCCCGCGGCTTCGAGTTGGGTCTGGCGGCCCGCTGCCTGATCAGTTTCAAGCTGGAAGAGGGCTGGGGGCGCCCCCTGGCCGACTGGCGCCTGGAGCTGGGGCTGCCGGAAACGCCGTTGGCCTGA
- a CDS encoding type II toxin-antitoxin system RelE family toxin gives MGDYRLICQLLNDQLVVLVLRIGHRSEIYDR, from the coding sequence GTGGGTGACTACCGCTTGATCTGTCAACTCCTGAATGATCAGCTTGTGGTTCTGGTGCTGAGGATTGGCCATCGAAGTGAGATCTACGACCGCTGA
- a CDS encoding DNA-binding protein, which translates to MEMSVELDLVIEQRLDRLVRDAGRSKEFFLQQMILQGLEDVEDAYLGAAVAERIRRGEEATRPLEVVVAELGLDD; encoded by the coding sequence ATGGAAATGTCCGTTGAACTGGACCTGGTCATCGAGCAGCGGCTTGACCGGCTTGTGCGCGATGCCGGCCGCTCGAAGGAGTTCTTTCTGCAGCAGATGATTCTCCAGGGCCTCGAGGACGTCGAGGATGCCTACCTCGGGGCGGCCGTGGCTGAGCGCATCAGGCGCGGTGAAGAGGCCACGCGCCCGCTTGAAGTCGTTGTAGCAGAACTTGGCCTGGACGATTGA